In Etheostoma spectabile isolate EspeVRDwgs_2016 unplaced genomic scaffold, UIUC_Espe_1.0 scaffold00005835, whole genome shotgun sequence, one genomic interval encodes:
- the LOC116677804 gene encoding olfactory receptor 146: MENYTYNSYTLQLEGLIVSEESTYPVFFFFLFSYLFIMIANVGIVVLVFIDKNLHQPMYLLFCNLTFNDVLGNSILVPRLMMDLLRPPSERLISYYECVVQAFISHVFGTTSHTVLMIMAFDRYVAICDPLRYAAIMTNQMVMKLTVSAWGVALVMVGILLGLTIRLNRCRTLITNPFCDNASLFKLSCEDVSINNIYGLVFTVVLFSGSIGSTVLTYTKIAVVCGTSKNKTLNSKALKTCSTHLTVYLLMLVSGLANIVLHRFPQYTPYRKLSVILFHIIPGSLNPIIYGLQSKEIRRFLSSLKIKKVLHVIVKRI, from the coding sequence ATGGAGAACTACACCTACAACAGCTACACCCTCCAGCTGGAGGGGTTAATTGTTTCAGAAGAGTCTACATAccctgtcttcttctttttccttttctcctaCCTGTTCATAATGATAGCAAATGTTGGTATTGTAGTTCTGGTTTTCATTGACAAAAACCTCCACCAGCCCATGTATCTGCTGTTTTGCAACCTGACTTTTAACGATGTGCTTGGAAACTCTATCCTGGTTCCTCGGTTGATGATGGACTTGTTGCGTCCCCCCTCTGAGCGCCTCATCAGTTATTATGAATGTGTGGTCCAAGCTTTTATCTCACATGTATTTGGGACCACCTCCCACACGGTGCTCATGATTATGGCCTTTGACAGGTACGTGGCCATCTGTGATCCCCTGCGCTATGCCGCCATAATGACCAACCAAATGGTGATGAAGCTGACAGTTTCTGCCTGGGGGGTGGCCTTAGTGATGGTTGGGATTCTGCTCGGTCTGACCATCCGGCTGAACCGATGCAGGACTCTGATCACAAACCCGTTCTGTGACAATGCGTCTCTGTTCAAACTCTCCTGTGAGGATGTGTCTATTAATAACATCTATGGCCTCGTTTTCACTGTAGTTCTGTTCTCAGGCTCTATAGGCAGCACGGTTCTCACCTACACTAAGATCGCAGTGGTCTGTGGGACCAGTAAGAATAAGACTCTGAACAGTAAAGCCTTGAAGACCTGCAGCACTCATCTGACTGTGTACCTGCTCATGTTGGTCAGTGGATTGGCTAATATTGTCCTGCATCGCTTCCCTCAGTACACACCCTACAGGAAGCTCAGCGTCATTTTGTTCCACATCATCCCCGGCAGCCTCAACCCCATCATCTACGGTCTGCAGTCCAAAGAGATACGGAGATTCCTGTCCAGTTTGAAAATCAAGAAAGTATTGCACGTCATTGTAAAGAGAATTTaa